One window of the Cryptomeria japonica chromosome 7, Sugi_1.0, whole genome shotgun sequence genome contains the following:
- the LOC131856552 gene encoding disease resistance protein RUN1-like encodes MHDHLRDLGREIANQQSPYRLWFPHQIIKIYNQTQSIRIRGISSTTAGSTSGSEEFPRCSLGGEVMVDTNRGPYSLAPSSLGLKIFQTNLRSFISLANLRVLELHEQQADSHLEELWETDSDAPVQLRGLIISGCYNFKRFPDSIGCLSHLKTVVLKSARSLRGLPKEFCLLRWLEHLQIEWCVKLSSLPDSFGNLNNLRHLGLEGCQQLSTLPHSFKDLILLEHLDLNQCDKLTLRSDILESVRKLQYVNLSGCKQLEVLPSNITNQESLRTLDLRGCRSLWEVPMNIGQLSKLRVMEIGSELLTSLPNSLGDLSSLTDLRIENCPRLESLPDSVGCLNLLENLYIIFSGVTSLPISVRQLSNLHTLAIDNSLTSELNLGTGSFTFSLCQLKCMYLSSIKVRKISISQDSCPGLETLQILNIHNLREIEVLPTTIKELDLRRCGNLRDIRGIAGLVSIRKLIIETCPELDVLPCFAQSASLQEFVFRGCYGVKKIQGLEYLYMALDKYWHKLQVKKNPIT; translated from the exons ATGCATGACCATTTAAGAGATTTGGGaagagaaattgcaaatcaacagtCACCTTACCGTCTTTGGTTTCCACACcagattattaaaatttataatcaaaCACAG aGTATCCGCATTCGAGGAATATCATCTACAACAGCTGGATCCACAAGTGGGTCTGAGGAGTTTCCACGATGTTCGCTGGGTGGGGAGGTCATGGTTGACACAAACCGAGGACCATATAGCCTCGCACCATCTTCGCTTGGACTGAAAATTTTTCAG ACAAATCTTCGCTCATttatttcattggcaaatttgaggGTATTAGAACTCCATGAGCAGCAAGCTGATAGTCACTTAGAAGAGCTATGGGAGACTGACAGTGAT GCTCCAGTGCAGTTAAGAGGATTGATTATTTCCGGTTGTTATAACTTCAAGAGGTTTCCAGATTCAATAGGTTGTCTGAGTCATTTGAAAACAGTCGTCCTTAAGAGTGCCAGGTCCCTGAGGGGTCTCCCGAAAGAATTTTGCCTTCTACGATGGCTGGAGCATCTGCAAATCGAATGGTGTGTTAAGCTGTCATCACTACCTGACAGTTTCGGCAATTTGAACAACCTGCGGCATCTGGGTTTAGAGGGATGCCAGCAATTGAGTACATTGCCACACTCTTTTAAGGACTTGATATTACTGGAACATCTTGATCTAAACCAATGTGATAAACTCACCTTAAGGTCAGACATTCTGGAAAGCGTGAGAAAGCTCCAGTATGTGAACCTTTCTGGGTGCAAGCAATTGGAGGTTTTGCCCTCGAACATCACAAATCAGGAGTCGTTGAGAACTCTTGACTTACGTGGTTGCAGGAGCTTATGGGAGGTGCCAATGAACATTGGTCAGCTGAGCAAGTTGCGAGTGATGGAAATAGGGAGTGAGCTGTTGACAAGCTTGCCTAACTCTCTGGGAGATTTATCGTCTTTGACTGATCTCCGTATTGAGAACTGTCCCAGGCTTGAGAGTTTACCAGACTCGGTGGGTTGTCTTAATCTCTTAGAGAATCTGTATATAATCTTTTCAGGAGTAACATCTTTACCAATATCAGTGAGGCAACTGAGTAATCTACATACACTGGCCATAGACAACTCCTTAACGAGCGAATTGAATCTCGGGACGGGGTCATTTACTTTTTCTTTATGCCAACTAAAGTGTATGTACCTATCGTCAATAAAAGTTCGCAAGATTTCTATCTCTCAAGACAGTTGTCCTGGGCTTGAGACTCTTCAAATTCTAAATATTCACAATCTCAGGGAGATAGAAGTTCTGCCGACTACAATTAAGGAATTAGATTTGAGAAGATGTGGAAATTTGAGGGACATCAGGGGTATTGCTGGTCTGGTAAGCATTCGAAAGCTGATAATAGAAACGTGTCCAGAGTTGGATGTGCTTCCCTGTTTTGCACAATCAGCTTCTCTCCAAGAATTTGTTTTCCGAGGTTGCTACGGAGTCAAGAAAATACAAGGTCTGGAATATTTGTACATGGCCTTAGACAAATATTGGCATAAATTGCAAGTAAAAAAAAATCCCATAACATAG